The Chlorocebus sabaeus isolate Y175 chromosome 16, mChlSab1.0.hap1, whole genome shotgun sequence genome window below encodes:
- the AANAT gene encoding serotonin N-acetyltransferase, producing MSTQSTHPPKPEAPRLPPGIPSCQRRHTLPASEFRCLTPEDAVSAFEIEREAFISVLGVCPLYLDEIRHFLTLCPELSLGWFEEGCLVAFIIGSLWDKDRLMQESLTMHRPGGHIAHLHVLAVHCAFRQQGRGPILLWRYLHHLGSQPAVHQAALMCEDALVPFYERFGFHAMGPCAITVGSLTFTELHCSLQGHPFLRRNSGC from the exons ATGTCCACGCAGAGCACCCACCCCCCGAAACCCGAGGCCCCGCGTCTGCCGCCTGGGATCCCCAGCTGTCAGCGGCGCCACACACTCCCCGCCAGCGAGTTTCGCTGCCTTACCCCGGAGGACGCCGTCAGCGCCTTTGAGATCGAGCGTGAAG ccttcaTCTCCGTCTTGGGCGTCTGCCCCCTGTACCTGGATGAGATCCGGCACTTCCTGACCCTGTGTCCGGAGCTGTCCCTGGGCTGGTTCGAGGAGGGCTGCCTTGTGGCCTTCATCATCGGCTCACTCTGGGACAAGGACAGACTCATGCAG GAGTCACTGACGATGCACAGGCCTGGGGGCCACATAGCCCACCTGCACGTGCTGGCCGTGCACTGCGCCTTCCGGCAGCAGGGCAGGGGCCCCATCCTGCTGTGGCGCTACCTGCACCACCTGGGCAGCCAGCCGGCCGTGCACCAGGCCGCGCTCATGTGCGAGGACGCGCTGGTACCCTTCTATGAGAGGTTCGGCTTCCACGCCATGGGCCCCTGCGCCATCACCGTGGGCTCCCTCACCTTCACGGAGCTCCACTGCTCCCTGCAGGGCCACCCCTTCCTGCGCAGGAACAGCGGCTGCTGA
- the RHBDF2 gene encoding inactive rhomboid protein 2, producing the protein MASADKNGGSVSSVSSSRLQSRKPPNLSITIPPPEKENQAPGEQDSMLPERKNPAYLKSVSLQEPRSRWQESSEKRPGFRRQASLSQSIRKGAAQWFGVSGDWEGQRQQWQRRSLHHCSVRYGRLKASCQRDLELPSQEAPSFQGTESPKPCKMPKIVDPLARGRAFRHPEEMDRPHAPHPPLTPGVLSLTSFTSVRSGYSHLPRRKRMSVAHMSFQAAAALLKGRSVLDATGQRCRVIKRSFAFPSFLEEDVVDGADTFDSSFFSKEEMSSMPDDVFESPPLSASYFRGIPHSASPVSPDGVQIPLKECGRAPVPGPRRGKRIASKVKHFAFDRKKRHYGLGVVGNWLNRSYRRSISSTVQRQLESFDSHRPYFTYWLTFVHVIITLLVICTYGVAPVGFAQHVTTQLVLRNKGVYESVKYIQQENFWIGPSSIDLIHLGAKFSPCLRKDRQIEQLVLRERDLERDSGCCVQNDHSGCIQTQRKDCSETLATFVKWQDDTGPPMDKSDLGQKRTSGAVCHQDPRTCEEPASSGAHIWPDDITKWPICTEQARSNHTGFLHMDCEIKGRPCCIGTKGSCEITTREYCEFMHGYFHEEATLCSQVHCLDKVCGLLPFLNPEVPDQFYRLWLSLFLHAGVVHCLVSVVFQMTILRDLEKLAGWHRIAIIFILSGITGNLASAIFLPYRAEVGPAGSQFGLLACLFVELFQSWPLLERPWKAFLNLSAIVLFLFICGLLPWIDNIAHIFGFLSGLLLAFAFLPYITFGTSDKYRKRALILVSLLAFAGLFAALVLWLYIYPINWPWIEHLTCFPFTSRFCEKYELDQVLH; encoded by the exons GAACCCAGCCTACTTGAAGAGCGTCAGCCTCCAGGAGCCACGCAGCCGATGGCAGGAGAGCTCAGAGAAGCGCCCCGGCTTCCGCCGCCAGGCCTCGCTGTCCCAGAGCATCCGCAA GGGCGCAGCCCAGTGGTTTGGAGTCAGTGGCGACTGGGAGGGGCAGCGGCAGCAGTGGCAGCGCCGTAGCCTGCACCACTGCAGCGTGCGCTACGGCCGCCTGAAGGCCTCGTGCCAGCGTGACCTGGAGCTCCCCAGCCAGGAGGCGCCATCTTTCCAAGGCACTGAGTCCCCAAAGCCCTGCAAGATGCCCAAG ATTGTGGATCCACTGGCCCGGGGCCGGGCCTTCCGCCACCCAGAGGAGATGGACAGACCCCACGCCCCACACCCGCCACTGACCCCCGGAGTCctgtccctcacctccttcaCCAGCGTTCGCTCTGGCTACTCCCACCTGCCGCGCCGCAAGAGAATGTCTGTGGCCCACATGAGCTTTCAAGCTGCTGCTGCCCTCCTCAAG GGGCGCTCGGTGCTGGATGCCACCGGACAGCGGTGCCGGGTGATTAAGCGCAGCTTTGCCTTCccgagcttcctggaggaggatgTGGTCGATGGGGCAGACACGTTTGACTCCTCGTTTTTTAGTAAG GAAGAAATGAGCTCCATGCCCGATGATGTCTTTGAGTCCCCCCCACTCTCTGCCAGCTACTTCCGAGGGATCCCACACTCAGCCTCCCCCGTCTCCCCCGATGGGGTACAAATCCCTCT GAAGGAGTGTGGCCGAGCCCCAGTCCCTGGGCCCCGGCGCGGCAAGCGCATCGCCTCCAAGGTGAAGCACTTTGCCTTTGATCGGAAGAAGCGGCACTACGGCCTGGGCGTGGTGGGCAACTGGCTGAACCGCAGCTACCGCCGCAGCATCAGCAGCACCGTACAGCGGCAGCTGGAGAGCTTCGACAGCCACCG GCCCTACTTCACCTACTGGCTGACCTTTGTCCACGTCATCATCACGCTGCTGGTGATTTGCACGTATGGCGTCGCACCCGTGGGCTTTGCCCAGCATGTCACCACCCAGCTG GTGCTACGGAACAAAGGTGTGTACGAGAGCGTGAAGTACATCCAGCAGGAGAACTTCTGGATCGGCCCCAGCTCG aTTGACCTGATCCACCTGGGGGCCAAGTTCTCGCCTTGCCTCCGGAAGGACCGGCAGATCGAGCAGCTGGTGCTGCGGGAGCGAGACCTGGAGCGAGACTCGGGCTGCTGCGTCCAGAACGACCACTCGGGCTGCATCCAGACCCAGCGGAAGGACTGCTCG GAGACTTTGGCCACTTTTGTCAAGTGGCAGGATGACACTGGGCCCCCCATGGACAAGTCTGATCTGGGCCAGAAGCGGACTTCGGGAGCTGTCTGCCACCAGGACCCCAG GACCTGCGAGGAGCCAGCCTCCAGCGGTGCCCACATCTGGCCCGATGACATCACTAAGTGGCCG ATCTGCACAGAGCAGGCCAGGAGTAACCACACAGGCTTCCTGCACATGGACTGCGAGATCAAGGGCCGCCCCTGCTGCATTGGCACCAAGGGCAG ctgTGAGATCACCACCCGGGAATACTGTGAATTCATGCACGGCTATTTCCATGAAGAAGCAACGCTCTGCTCCCAG GTGCACTGCTTGGACAAGGTGTGTGGGCTGCTGCCCTTCCTCAATCCTGAGGTCCCAGATCAGTTCTACAGGCTCTGGCTGTCTCTCTTCCTACACGCTGG CGTGGTGCACTGCCTCGTGTCTGTGGTCTTTCAAATGACCATCCTGAGGGACCTGGAGAAGCTGGCCGGCTGGCACCGTATCGCCATCATCTTCATCCTCAGCGGCATCACAGGCAACCTCGCCAGCGCCATCTTCCTCCCATACCGGGCAGAG gtGGGCCCGGCCGGTTCACAGTTCGGCCTCCTCGCCTGCCTCTTTGTGGAGCTCTTCCAGAGCTGGCCGCTGCTGGAGAGGCCCTGGAAGGCCTTCCTCAACCTCTCGGCCATTGTGCTCTTCCTGTTCATCTGTGGCCTCCTGCCCTGGATCGACAACATTGCCCACATCTTCGGCTTCCTCAGTGGCCTGCTGCTGGCCTTCGCCTTCCTGCCCTACATCACCTTTGGGACCAGCGACAAGTACCGCAAGCGGGCACTCATCCTGGTGTCGCTGCTGGCCTTTGCAGGCCTCTTCGCCGCCCTCGTGCTCTGGCTGTACATCTACCCCATTAACTGGCCCTGGATCGAGCACctcacctgcttccccttcaccagcCGCTTCTGTGAGAAGTACGAGCTGGACCAGGTGCTGCACTGA